In the genome of Cupriavidus malaysiensis, one region contains:
- a CDS encoding 3-keto-5-aminohexanoate cleavage protein, protein MHFLDDSLLPENQEKLVIQVAPYGPQWLPGDSDDIPVTLDEQVQKAVDCYNAGATVLHVHVREADGKGSKRLSMFNEMLARLREAVPKMVLQVGGSISFAPEDDGQAARWLNDDTRHMLAELQPRPDQVTVAINTSQMNVMELMTAADVAGTSLASPALQAAYRDMIVPSNPSWHVEHIRRLVANGIQPHFMLGNLTSLETVERLIRRGDYCGPLVLNYVAIGGGAAGLHPADMIEFARRTPDGAVLTIETLNRNVVPMNTMAIALGLHVRVGIEDTLFGPDGERASSVRQVEQMVRIARELHREVASGEDAHRIYRTGTFWSGADETLAHLGMVPNRGTAQRGVPLRKAA, encoded by the coding sequence ATGCATTTCCTCGATGATTCCCTGCTGCCCGAAAACCAGGAGAAGCTGGTGATCCAGGTCGCGCCCTACGGCCCCCAGTGGCTGCCGGGCGACTCCGATGACATCCCGGTGACCCTGGACGAACAAGTGCAGAAGGCGGTGGATTGCTACAACGCCGGCGCCACGGTGCTGCACGTGCATGTGCGCGAGGCCGACGGCAAGGGCAGCAAGCGGCTGTCGATGTTCAACGAGATGCTGGCGCGCCTGCGCGAAGCCGTGCCGAAGATGGTGTTGCAGGTGGGCGGCTCGATCTCCTTCGCGCCGGAAGACGACGGCCAGGCCGCACGCTGGCTCAACGACGACACCCGCCATATGCTGGCCGAATTGCAGCCGCGCCCGGACCAGGTCACGGTGGCCATCAACACCAGCCAGATGAACGTGATGGAGCTGATGACCGCGGCGGACGTCGCCGGCACCTCGCTCGCCAGTCCCGCCCTGCAGGCCGCCTATCGCGACATGATCGTGCCGTCCAATCCATCCTGGCATGTGGAGCACATCCGCCGCCTGGTCGCCAACGGCATCCAGCCGCACTTCATGCTGGGCAACCTGACCTCGCTGGAGACGGTCGAGCGGCTGATCCGCCGTGGCGACTACTGCGGGCCGCTGGTGCTCAACTACGTGGCGATCGGCGGCGGCGCCGCCGGCCTGCATCCGGCCGACATGATCGAGTTCGCGCGCCGCACGCCCGACGGCGCCGTGCTGACCATCGAGACGCTGAACCGCAACGTGGTGCCGATGAACACCATGGCCATCGCGCTGGGCCTGCATGTACGAGTCGGCATCGAAGACACCCTGTTCGGCCCGGACGGCGAGCGCGCCAGCTCGGTCCGGCAGGTCGAGCAGATGGTGCGCATCGCGCGCGAACTGCACCGCGAGGTGGCCAGCGGCGAGGATGCTCACCGCATCTACCGGACCGGCACCTTCTGGAGCGGCGCCGACGAGACCCTCGCACACCTGGGCATGGTGCCCAACCGCGGCACGGCGCAGCGTGGCGTACCGCTGCGCAAGGCAGCCTGA
- a CDS encoding carboxymuconolactone decarboxylase family protein translates to MPIDKGQVSTPGATPICDQLRATGNWNPAWDALAEVDPAWTEKFMAMGMHPVLAGVLEPKVLEFLAIAVDASCTHMYAPGTRRHIRKALELGATRAEIAAVLQAVSVLGIHSASLGMPMLLEELAALEPAHSEDTVRAAAA, encoded by the coding sequence ATGCCGATCGACAAAGGCCAAGTGAGCACCCCCGGCGCCACCCCCATCTGCGACCAACTGCGTGCCACGGGCAACTGGAATCCGGCCTGGGACGCGCTGGCGGAAGTCGATCCGGCGTGGACCGAGAAGTTCATGGCGATGGGCATGCACCCGGTGCTCGCCGGCGTGCTGGAGCCCAAGGTGCTGGAGTTCCTGGCCATCGCCGTCGATGCCTCGTGCACCCATATGTACGCGCCGGGTACCCGCCGCCATATCCGCAAGGCCCTCGAACTTGGCGCCACCCGCGCAGAGATCGCTGCCGTGCTGCAGGCGGTCAGCGTGCTGGGCATCCACTCGGCCAGCCTGGGCATGCCGATGCTGCTGGAAGAACTGGCCGCGCTGGAGCCGGCGCACAGCGAGGACACGGTGCGAGCCGCCGCGGCCTGA
- a CDS encoding AraC family transcriptional regulator → MPYFVRSASLINYVEVARSVGLEPNRLLRAEGISSYALLDPDSRIPVDAVGRLLEASAREAGIEDFGLRMAQTRQLSNLGPLAMAVREEPTLRRAMEAMARYMRLHNEALVTRVEEAEGLVMIREDLIDQAAVPLRQSTELVIGVLFRTLQLFLGAGWKPRSICFTHGPPASTATHRRLFGMPVLFHQEFDGIVCRAAELETPLPGYDAAIAQQVRQYMDAMLAQSSSSMADKVRELVLAMLPLGICSVERIAGQLDVDRRTVHHHLSACGESYSSILNAVRVDLVVRYIENRERPLSEVATLLGFASLSAFSRWFGGQFGCSVSKWRTRQGR, encoded by the coding sequence ATGCCTTACTTCGTCCGCAGTGCGAGCCTGATCAACTATGTGGAAGTCGCGCGCTCCGTGGGCCTGGAGCCGAACCGGCTGTTGCGTGCCGAGGGCATCAGTTCCTACGCCCTGCTCGATCCCGACAGCCGCATTCCGGTGGATGCCGTCGGCAGGCTGCTGGAAGCCTCGGCACGTGAAGCGGGCATCGAGGACTTCGGCCTGCGCATGGCGCAGACGCGGCAGCTTTCCAACCTGGGCCCGCTTGCCATGGCCGTGCGTGAAGAACCGACGCTGCGCCGCGCGATGGAGGCGATGGCGCGCTATATGCGGCTGCACAACGAAGCACTGGTCACACGCGTGGAGGAAGCCGAAGGCCTGGTGATGATCCGCGAGGACCTGATCGACCAGGCCGCGGTGCCCTTGCGCCAGTCGACCGAACTGGTGATCGGCGTGCTGTTCCGCACGCTGCAGCTGTTCCTCGGTGCGGGCTGGAAGCCGCGCAGCATCTGCTTCACGCACGGCCCGCCCGCGAGCACCGCCACCCATCGGCGCCTGTTCGGCATGCCGGTGCTGTTCCACCAGGAGTTCGACGGTATCGTCTGCCGGGCGGCGGAGCTGGAAACGCCGCTGCCCGGCTACGACGCCGCCATCGCGCAGCAGGTCCGGCAATACATGGATGCCATGCTGGCGCAGTCGAGTTCCAGCATGGCCGATAAGGTGCGTGAACTGGTGCTGGCGATGCTGCCGCTGGGCATCTGCTCGGTGGAGCGGATCGCCGGCCAGCTCGACGTGGACCGGCGTACCGTCCATCATCACCTGAGCGCGTGCGGCGAGAGCTATTCCTCCATCCTGAACGCGGTGCGCGTCGACCTCGTGGTGCGCTATATCGAGAACCGCGAGCGGCCGCTGTCCGAGGTGGCGACCCTGCTGGGCTTCGCTTCGCTGAGCGCCTTCTCGCGCTGGTTCGGCGGACAGTTCGGCTGCAGTGTGTCCAAGTGGCGGACACGCCAGGGACGATGA
- a CDS encoding YdcH family protein: MFPEYREQISVLKTQDAHFARLFDRHNELDQQIKNMEAGIVPADELAIEQRKKEKLHLKDQLYVILRKTAGD; the protein is encoded by the coding sequence ATGTTTCCCGAGTATCGCGAGCAGATTTCGGTATTGAAGACACAGGATGCGCACTTCGCGCGCCTGTTCGACCGTCATAACGAACTGGACCAGCAGATCAAGAACATGGAGGCCGGCATCGTCCCGGCCGACGAGCTGGCGATCGAGCAGCGCAAGAAAGAGAAGCTCCACCTGAAGGACCAGCTCTACGTGATCTTGCGAAAGACGGCCGGAGACTGA
- a CDS encoding MetQ/NlpA family ABC transporter substrate-binding protein → MLKSLGKLAALAALVLAVGAVAAQERTRIKVGVSVGNAEQTFEVVKKVAARDGLDIQVVVFSDYLQPNEALAAGDLDANAFQHKPFLDSQIKARGYKIVPVGLTLTAPLGIYSKRYKSVDQLPAGARIGIQNDPSNGNRALLLLQKAGLLKLRPGVGENGVNATPLDVVENPRKLKLIELDAAQLPRALDDLAAASINNDYAFRAGLSLQRDTIAVEDAKGPYANLIATRAEDKDKPWVRKLVKAYQSEEVRRFIESEFKGSLVPAF, encoded by the coding sequence ATGTTGAAATCATTGGGCAAGCTGGCGGCACTGGCCGCCCTCGTGCTGGCGGTCGGCGCCGTCGCCGCGCAGGAGCGCACGCGTATCAAGGTGGGCGTGTCGGTGGGCAACGCCGAGCAGACCTTCGAGGTCGTCAAGAAGGTGGCCGCGCGCGACGGGCTGGACATCCAGGTCGTTGTCTTCAGCGATTACCTGCAGCCCAACGAGGCGCTCGCCGCCGGCGACCTCGACGCCAATGCCTTCCAGCACAAGCCCTTCCTCGACAGCCAGATCAAGGCGCGGGGCTACAAGATCGTGCCGGTGGGCCTGACCTTGACGGCACCGCTGGGCATCTACTCCAAGCGCTACAAGTCCGTCGACCAGTTGCCGGCGGGGGCGCGTATCGGCATCCAGAACGATCCGTCGAACGGCAACCGCGCACTGCTGCTGCTGCAGAAGGCCGGCCTGCTCAAGCTGCGGCCGGGCGTCGGCGAGAACGGCGTCAATGCCACGCCGCTCGACGTGGTGGAGAACCCGCGCAAGCTGAAGCTGATCGAGCTGGATGCGGCGCAATTGCCGCGCGCCCTCGACGATCTCGCCGCGGCCTCGATCAATAACGACTACGCCTTCCGCGCCGGACTCTCGCTGCAGCGCGACACCATCGCGGTCGAAGACGCGAAGGGGCCCTACGCGAACCTGATCGCCACACGTGCCGAAGACAAGGACAAGCCCTGGGTCAGGAAGCTGGTCAAGGCCTACCAGTCGGAGGAGGTGCGCCGCTTCATCGAGAGCGAGTTCAAGGGCTCGCTGGTACCCGCCTTCTGA
- a CDS encoding FAD-dependent oxidoreductase has translation MASNGFGFDRQTGHADTAADVLVIGGGPAGTWAALAAAEAGARVVLADKGHCGTSGATAAAGTAIWHVQPERAAREAAKASRYELGGRLAEPHWMDRVLDQTYAGLERLSQWGYPFPRDASAREQRASLQGPEYMRLMRRRAKAAGVRILDHHPALELLRDEAGAVRGARGLHRQAADGAPAHWTVRASAVVIATGGCAFLSRALGCNVLTGDGYLMAAEAGAALSGMEFSSAYGLGPAFSSVTKSLFYQWATFYDGLGQEIEGAGSARGRGLIAKTLQTQAVYARLDRADARVRAWMRASQPNFFLPFDRLGIDPFTQRFPVTLRLEGTVRGTGGLRLADAHCGTGVAGLYAAGDAATRELICGGFTGGGSHNAAWALSSGWWAGQGAAAHAARRAPPAAAGLQGAGSAGLRGEPVAEADSAALVQAVQAEVFPYERNWFRDGEALAQSLQRLDALWQHWRGIVPGAGTALSTTGQALRTREAIAMLATARWMYRSALARTETRGMHRRLDHPALDEAQRYRLLSQGLDEIRITRERVADAADAADAADAADAADAAGWQEAA, from the coding sequence ATGGCAAGCAATGGATTCGGATTCGATAGGCAGACCGGCCACGCGGACACCGCGGCCGACGTCCTGGTGATCGGCGGCGGACCCGCCGGCACCTGGGCCGCGCTGGCGGCCGCCGAGGCCGGTGCGCGCGTGGTACTGGCCGACAAGGGCCATTGCGGCACCTCCGGCGCCACGGCGGCGGCGGGCACCGCGATCTGGCACGTGCAGCCCGAGCGCGCCGCGCGCGAGGCCGCCAAGGCGAGCCGCTACGAACTGGGTGGACGGCTGGCCGAGCCGCACTGGATGGACCGCGTTCTCGACCAGACCTATGCCGGCCTGGAGCGGCTGTCCCAGTGGGGCTACCCCTTTCCGCGTGACGCGTCCGCACGCGAACAGCGTGCCTCGCTGCAGGGGCCGGAATATATGCGGCTGATGCGCAGGCGCGCCAAGGCGGCCGGCGTGCGCATCCTCGACCACCATCCCGCGCTCGAACTGCTGCGCGACGAGGCCGGCGCGGTGCGCGGCGCGCGCGGACTGCACCGGCAGGCCGCCGACGGTGCTCCGGCGCACTGGACGGTGCGCGCCTCGGCGGTGGTGATCGCCACCGGCGGCTGCGCCTTCCTGAGCCGCGCGCTCGGCTGTAATGTGCTGACCGGCGACGGCTACCTGATGGCGGCGGAGGCCGGCGCGGCGCTGTCCGGCATGGAGTTCTCCAGCGCTTATGGCCTGGGCCCTGCGTTTTCTTCGGTCACGAAGTCGCTGTTCTACCAGTGGGCCACCTTCTACGACGGCCTCGGCCAGGAGATCGAAGGCGCAGGCTCGGCGCGCGGCCGCGGCTTGATCGCCAAGACGCTGCAGACGCAGGCCGTCTACGCCCGGCTGGACCGTGCCGATGCGCGCGTGCGTGCCTGGATGCGCGCGTCCCAGCCCAACTTCTTCCTGCCCTTCGACCGTCTCGGCATCGATCCTTTCACCCAGCGCTTCCCCGTCACCCTGCGCCTGGAGGGCACGGTGCGCGGCACCGGCGGCCTGCGCCTTGCCGATGCGCACTGTGGTACCGGCGTCGCCGGCCTCTACGCAGCCGGCGACGCCGCCACGCGCGAGCTGATCTGCGGCGGCTTCACCGGGGGCGGCAGCCACAACGCCGCCTGGGCACTCTCTTCCGGCTGGTGGGCCGGCCAGGGCGCAGCGGCGCATGCCGCCCGCCGCGCCCCGCCCGCGGCGGCCGGATTGCAGGGCGCCGGCAGTGCCGGCCTGCGTGGCGAGCCGGTGGCCGAGGCCGACAGCGCGGCACTGGTGCAGGCCGTGCAAGCCGAGGTCTTCCCCTATGAGCGCAACTGGTTCCGCGACGGCGAGGCGCTGGCGCAGTCGCTGCAGCGGCTGGATGCGCTGTGGCAGCACTGGCGCGGCATCGTGCCGGGCGCGGGGACGGCCTTGTCCACTACCGGACAGGCGCTGCGCACGCGCGAGGCGATCGCCATGCTGGCCACCGCGCGCTGGATGTACCGCAGTGCCCTCGCCCGTACCGAGACGCGCGGCATGCACCGCCGGCTCGACCATCCCGCCCTCGACGAAGCACAGCGCTACCGCCTGCTCAGCCAGGGACTGGACGAGATCCGCATCACGCGCGAGCGGGTGGCTGATGCGGCCGATGCAGCCGATGCAGCCGATGCAGCCGATGCAGCCGATGCAGCCGGCTGGCAGGAGGCCGCATGA
- a CDS encoding 4Fe-4S dicluster domain-containing protein — protein sequence MIEALDPARCTSCNICVRVCPTNVFSPQPGGTPRIARQLDCQTCFLCEVYCPEDALFVSPLADSCVPADEAAARLPVHAGAYRAAVGWGRGRSPGAAEDRSHALLALVQR from the coding sequence ATGATCGAGGCGCTCGACCCGGCCCGCTGCACGTCCTGCAATATCTGCGTGCGCGTCTGCCCTACCAATGTGTTCTCGCCCCAGCCGGGCGGCACGCCGCGCATCGCGCGCCAGCTCGATTGCCAGACCTGCTTCCTGTGCGAGGTCTACTGCCCTGAGGATGCCCTGTTCGTGTCGCCGCTGGCCGACAGCTGCGTGCCGGCGGACGAGGCGGCGGCCAGGCTGCCGGTCCATGCGGGTGCTTACCGTGCCGCGGTGGGCTGGGGCCGCGGACGTTCGCCCGGGGCGGCCGAAGACCGCAGCCACGCGCTGCTCGCGCTGGTGCAGCGTTAG
- a CDS encoding SfnB family sulfur acquisition oxidoreductase, which produces MTTLSDFPTHAIPVPPARLPEPHRVRRIADDAEALQRAHELAAVFAAGAAERDRERRLPWQELDLWSESGLGGITVPRAHGGAEVSYATLAEVFVILCAADPALGQIPQNHFGLLGVLREIGSEAQKRRFYGEILAGARLGNAGPERRSADSPTVLHGTTRLVRTEHGLRLSGRRFYSTGALFAHRVPARALDEAGRAVQVWSPREVRGLSVIDDWSSFGQRTTASGTVVFDDVPVSPDDVLPLWQLAEQPGLYGPNSQLIQAAIDQGIAEAALADAIAFVRERARPWMDSGLARAADDPYIIQDVGRLQIDVHAAREVLLDAGRTLDAIAAGPLDAAASARASVAVAEAKVLTTEVALEASQKLFELAGSSATRAAYNLDRHWRNARTHTLHDPVRWKTQLIGNYHLNGVLPARHSWN; this is translated from the coding sequence ATGACAACCTTGTCCGATTTCCCGACCCATGCCATTCCCGTGCCGCCGGCACGGCTCCCCGAACCTCACCGCGTGCGCCGCATCGCCGATGACGCCGAGGCCCTGCAGCGCGCCCACGAACTTGCCGCGGTCTTTGCCGCCGGCGCCGCCGAGCGTGACCGCGAGCGCCGCCTGCCGTGGCAGGAACTCGACCTGTGGTCGGAAAGCGGCCTAGGCGGCATCACCGTGCCGCGCGCGCACGGTGGCGCCGAGGTGTCCTACGCCACGCTGGCGGAGGTCTTCGTCATCCTGTGCGCCGCCGACCCGGCGCTGGGCCAGATCCCGCAGAACCATTTCGGCCTGCTGGGCGTGCTGCGCGAGATCGGCAGCGAAGCGCAGAAGCGCCGTTTCTACGGCGAGATACTGGCCGGCGCGCGGCTGGGCAATGCCGGCCCCGAACGGCGCTCGGCCGACAGCCCCACCGTCCTGCACGGCACCACGCGCCTGGTGCGCACCGAGCACGGCCTGCGCCTGAGCGGGCGCCGCTTCTACTCCACCGGCGCGTTGTTCGCCCACCGGGTGCCGGCCCGCGCGCTCGACGAAGCCGGCCGCGCGGTGCAGGTCTGGTCGCCGCGCGAGGTGCGCGGGCTCAGCGTCATCGATGACTGGTCTTCCTTCGGCCAGCGCACCACCGCCAGCGGCACGGTGGTGTTCGACGACGTGCCCGTGTCCCCCGACGACGTGCTGCCGCTGTGGCAGCTCGCCGAGCAGCCCGGTCTCTACGGCCCCAATTCGCAACTGATCCAGGCCGCCATCGACCAGGGCATCGCCGAGGCCGCGCTGGCCGACGCCATCGCTTTCGTGCGCGAACGCGCGCGTCCCTGGATGGATTCGGGCCTGGCGCGCGCCGCCGACGACCCCTACATCATCCAGGACGTGGGGCGCTTGCAGATCGATGTGCACGCCGCGCGCGAGGTCCTGCTGGACGCCGGCCGCACGCTCGACGCCATTGCCGCCGGCCCGCTCGACGCCGCGGCCAGCGCGCGCGCCTCGGTGGCGGTGGCGGAGGCCAAGGTGCTGACCACCGAGGTCGCGCTGGAGGCCAGCCAGAAACTGTTCGAGCTGGCCGGTTCCTCGGCCACGCGCGCCGCTTACAACCTCGACCGCCACTGGCGCAATGCGCGCACCCATACGCTGCACGATCCGGTGCGCTGGAAGACCCAGTTGATCGGCAACTACCACCTGAACGGCGTGCTGCCCGCGCGCCACTCCTGGAACTGA
- a CDS encoding SfnB family sulfur acquisition oxidoreductase yields the protein MSLLSQPLPEAAGASRPAPAAPPAPLARLIRDDTEALAVAQALAARFAPEAAARDRERRLPWAELDDFSASGLWGITVPREYGGAGVSNVTLAQVVATIAAADGSLGQIPQNHFYALEVLRVGGSEAQKRFFFARALAGERFGNALAEIGHKDFKRRTRLSREGSGWRIDGKKFYCTGALYAHWIPTLVVAQEDGREVSYLAFVPRRAPGVTIVDDWDGFGQRVTGSGSVSFEHVHVEADWVVPFQASFDTPTTIGPVAQLLHAAIDLGIGRGAFAATLEFVREHARPWVDAGVERAADDPLAIQQVGDVAVRLRAAEALLHRAGRIVDATQRGPDADSVANASVAVAEARALTTTASLLAGSKLFELGGTGATLDHLGLDRFWRNARTHTLHDPVRWKYHAVGNFYLNDRNPPRHGAL from the coding sequence ATGTCCCTGCTATCCCAACCCCTGCCGGAGGCCGCCGGTGCCAGCCGGCCCGCGCCGGCGGCGCCCCCGGCCCCGCTGGCCCGCTTGATCCGCGACGACACCGAGGCGCTGGCCGTCGCCCAGGCGCTGGCGGCCCGCTTCGCGCCCGAAGCCGCTGCGCGTGATCGCGAGCGGCGGCTGCCGTGGGCCGAGCTCGACGACTTCAGCGCCAGCGGCCTGTGGGGCATCACGGTGCCGCGCGAGTACGGCGGTGCCGGCGTGTCCAATGTCACGCTGGCCCAGGTGGTCGCCACCATCGCCGCCGCCGACGGCTCGCTGGGCCAGATCCCGCAGAACCACTTCTATGCGCTGGAAGTGCTGCGCGTGGGCGGCAGCGAGGCGCAGAAGCGCTTCTTCTTCGCCCGCGCGCTGGCCGGCGAACGTTTCGGCAACGCGCTCGCCGAGATCGGCCACAAGGACTTCAAGCGCCGCACGCGGCTGAGCCGCGAGGGCAGCGGCTGGCGGATCGACGGCAAGAAGTTCTACTGCACCGGCGCGCTGTACGCGCACTGGATCCCCACCCTGGTGGTCGCGCAGGAAGACGGGCGCGAGGTCAGCTACCTGGCCTTCGTGCCCCGCCGCGCGCCCGGCGTCACCATCGTCGACGACTGGGACGGCTTCGGGCAGCGCGTCACCGGCAGCGGCTCGGTCAGCTTCGAGCATGTGCACGTGGAGGCGGATTGGGTGGTGCCGTTCCAGGCATCTTTCGACACGCCGACCACCATCGGCCCGGTGGCGCAGCTGTTGCACGCGGCCATCGATCTGGGCATCGGGCGTGGGGCTTTCGCCGCCACGCTGGAATTCGTGCGCGAGCACGCCCGGCCCTGGGTCGATGCCGGCGTCGAGCGTGCCGCCGACGATCCGCTGGCGATCCAGCAGGTGGGCGACGTGGCAGTGCGCCTGCGCGCGGCGGAAGCGCTGCTGCACCGGGCCGGGCGCATCGTCGATGCCACCCAGCGCGGGCCGGACGCCGACAGCGTGGCCAACGCATCGGTGGCGGTGGCCGAAGCGCGCGCGCTGACCACCACCGCTTCGCTGCTGGCCGGCAGCAAGCTGTTCGAACTGGGTGGCACCGGTGCCACGCTGGACCATCTCGGGCTGGACCGTTTCTGGCGCAACGCGCGCACCCATACCCTGCATGATCCGGTGCGCTGGAAATACCACGCGGTGGGGAACTTCTACCTGAACGACCGGAACCCGCCCCGGCACGGAGCCCTGTGA
- a CDS encoding LLM class flavin-dependent oxidoreductase yields the protein MAAKPILLNAFNMNCVGHINHGLWTHPRDRSLDYHTLSYWTEQARILERGLFDGLFLADIVGVYDVYQGNVDVTLRESIQLPVNDPLLLVSAMAAVTQHLGFGVTVNLTYEAPYLLARRFSTLDHLSGGRVGWNIVTGYLDSAARAMGLDGQIAHDERYDRADEYLEVLYKLWEGSWEDGAVWRDKAARVFADPARVHKVRHAGRYYQVEGYHLAEPSPQRTPVLFQAGSSGRGQRFAARHAECVFISPPTKEAARQTVKTLREQLVAAGRRPDDVKVFMGTAVVTARTEAEARQKHAEYKDYASREAGLAHFAASTGVDFGRYDLDAPVDYGGGNAIESATRTAQQHGWTRRKLLQLFELGGRYPAIVGDPGQVADELVSWIDETGIDGFNLSRTVVPESYADFVELVVPALQERGRYKTAYGEGSLRQKLFGAGDRLPARHAAAAFRVPPG from the coding sequence ATGGCCGCCAAGCCTATCCTGCTCAACGCCTTCAACATGAACTGCGTGGGCCACATCAACCACGGCCTGTGGACCCATCCGCGCGACCGCTCGCTCGACTATCACACCCTGTCCTACTGGACCGAGCAGGCCCGTATCCTGGAGCGCGGCCTGTTCGACGGCCTCTTCCTCGCCGACATCGTCGGCGTCTACGACGTCTACCAGGGCAATGTCGACGTGACGCTGCGCGAATCGATCCAGCTCCCGGTCAACGATCCCCTGCTGCTGGTTTCGGCCATGGCCGCGGTCACGCAACACCTGGGTTTCGGCGTCACCGTCAATCTCACCTACGAGGCGCCCTACCTGCTGGCGCGCCGCTTCTCCACGCTGGACCACCTGAGCGGCGGCCGCGTCGGCTGGAACATCGTCACCGGCTATCTCGACAGCGCCGCGCGGGCCATGGGCCTGGACGGCCAGATCGCCCACGACGAGCGCTACGACCGTGCCGACGAGTATCTGGAAGTCCTGTACAAGCTGTGGGAAGGCAGCTGGGAGGACGGTGCCGTGTGGCGCGACAAGGCGGCGCGCGTGTTCGCCGACCCGGCGCGGGTGCATAAGGTGCGCCATGCCGGCCGCTACTACCAGGTCGAGGGCTACCACCTGGCGGAGCCCTCGCCGCAGCGCACGCCGGTGCTGTTCCAGGCCGGCAGTTCCGGGCGCGGGCAGCGCTTCGCCGCACGCCATGCCGAGTGCGTCTTCATTTCGCCGCCCACCAAGGAGGCTGCGCGCCAGACCGTCAAGACCCTGCGCGAACAGCTGGTGGCGGCAGGCCGGCGGCCTGACGACGTCAAGGTCTTCATGGGCACCGCGGTGGTCACCGCCCGCACCGAGGCCGAAGCGCGCCAGAAGCATGCCGAGTACAAGGACTACGCCAGCCGCGAGGCCGGACTGGCGCATTTCGCCGCCAGCACCGGCGTGGACTTCGGCCGCTACGACCTCGATGCACCGGTCGACTATGGCGGCGGCAACGCCATCGAATCGGCCACCCGCACCGCCCAGCAGCACGGCTGGACCCGGCGCAAGCTGCTGCAACTGTTCGAACTGGGCGGGCGCTATCCGGCCATCGTCGGCGATCCCGGCCAGGTGGCCGACGAACTGGTGTCCTGGATCGACGAGACGGGGATCGATGGCTTCAACCTGAGCCGCACGGTGGTGCCGGAGAGTTATGCCGACTTCGTCGAGCTGGTGGTGCCGGCCCTGCAGGAGCGCGGCCGCTACAAGACCGCCTACGGGGAAGGCAGCCTGCGCCAGAAGCTGTTCGGCGCCGGCGACCGCCTGCCGGCGCGGCATGCGGCCGCCGCCTTCCGTGTGCCGCCGGGCTGA
- a CDS encoding MetQ/NlpA family ABC transporter substrate-binding protein encodes MNQKRRLLCSLPALLLAAVAALAPLSGARGAQAGPLKIGVTPGALADSVEVAAAEARKKGLDVKVIEFTDWTTPNVALASGDLDLNYFQHQAFLDNAVKERGYAFRSVGIGVLPNIGLYSSRIQRFDQLKPGARVGVASDPVNQGRGLLLLQKAGLITLRAGVGARGGLDDVTANPKQLKFVEIEGPQLVRALDDVDLAQGYPAHFVNAGKAKIAGSALLYSGVDDAYFAIRFVSRQDNAADPRIARFVKLYQSSPAVRKQLSASYADDDKLYSLPWLKP; translated from the coding sequence ATGAACCAGAAACGACGACTGTTGTGCTCCCTCCCCGCCCTGCTGCTCGCTGCCGTGGCGGCGCTGGCGCCGCTCTCCGGCGCCCGTGGCGCCCAGGCGGGGCCGCTGAAGATCGGCGTCACGCCGGGCGCCCTGGCCGACTCGGTCGAGGTGGCCGCGGCCGAGGCCCGCAAGAAGGGCCTGGATGTCAAGGTGATCGAGTTCACCGACTGGACCACGCCCAACGTGGCGCTGGCCTCGGGCGATCTCGATCTCAACTACTTCCAGCACCAGGCCTTTCTCGACAATGCCGTCAAGGAGCGCGGCTACGCCTTCCGCAGCGTCGGCATCGGCGTGCTGCCCAATATCGGCCTCTACTCCAGCCGTATCCAGCGCTTCGACCAGCTCAAGCCGGGCGCGCGCGTCGGTGTCGCCAGCGATCCCGTCAACCAAGGGCGCGGCCTGCTCCTGCTGCAGAAGGCCGGCCTGATCACCTTGCGCGCCGGCGTCGGCGCGCGCGGCGGGCTGGATGACGTGACGGCCAACCCGAAGCAACTCAAGTTCGTCGAGATCGAAGGGCCGCAACTGGTACGCGCGCTCGACGACGTCGACCTGGCACAGGGCTATCCGGCCCACTTCGTCAATGCCGGCAAGGCGAAGATCGCCGGCTCTGCCCTGCTCTACTCGGGCGTGGACGACGCCTACTTCGCCATCCGCTTCGTCAGCCGCCAGGACAATGCCGCCGATCCGCGCATCGCACGCTTCGTCAAGCTCTACCAGTCGTCGCCCGCGGTGCGCAAGCAGCTCAGCGCCTCCTATGCCGACGACGACAAGCTCTACAGCCTGCCCTGGCTGAAGCCCTGA